One genomic region from Kineobactrum salinum encodes:
- the gltA gene encoding citrate synthase has protein sequence MSDRKATLTVDGLDETIELPVYSGTIGPDVIDVGALTGKGMFTYDPGFVSTAACESQITYIDGAAGVLLHRGYPIDQLAEHSDYLETCYLLLYGELPNADQKQHFVSTVKRHTMVHEQIRTFFNGFRRDAHPMAVMCGVVGALSAFYHDSLDISDENHREVAAFRLIAKMPTLAAMSYKFSIGQPFMYPDNSMSYSENFLHMMFGNPCEASTISPVLARAMDRIFLLHADHEQNASTSTVRLAGSSGANPFACMAAGIAALWGPSHGGANEAVLEMLEEIGDVSRIDEFVARAKDKDDPFRLMGFGHRVYKNFDPRAKVMKEAADEVLAELGIENEPLLAIAKRLEQIALEDEYFIEKKLYPNVDFYSGIILKAIGIPTSMFTVIFAVGRTVGWIAHWHEMISGSYRIGRPRQLYTGHAQRDFVPLDQR, from the coding sequence ATGAGTGACAGAAAAGCGACCCTGACAGTGGACGGGCTGGATGAAACGATAGAACTTCCCGTCTATTCAGGAACCATCGGCCCGGATGTCATCGATGTCGGCGCCCTCACGGGCAAAGGCATGTTCACCTACGACCCCGGGTTTGTGTCCACCGCTGCCTGCGAATCACAAATCACCTATATAGACGGCGCCGCAGGCGTACTGCTGCACCGCGGCTACCCCATCGACCAGCTCGCGGAACACAGCGACTACCTGGAAACCTGCTACCTGTTGCTGTACGGCGAGTTGCCCAATGCCGACCAGAAACAGCACTTCGTCAGCACCGTCAAACGCCACACCATGGTGCATGAACAGATCCGGACTTTCTTCAACGGCTTTCGTCGCGATGCCCACCCGATGGCGGTGATGTGTGGCGTGGTCGGAGCCCTGTCTGCCTTCTATCACGACTCTCTCGATATCTCCGACGAAAATCACCGCGAAGTCGCGGCGTTCCGGCTGATCGCCAAGATGCCTACGCTGGCGGCGATGAGCTACAAATTCTCCATCGGCCAGCCGTTCATGTATCCCGACAACAGCATGAGCTATTCCGAGAACTTCCTGCACATGATGTTCGGCAATCCCTGCGAGGCGAGCACCATCAGTCCGGTGCTGGCACGGGCGATGGACCGCATCTTCCTGCTGCACGCCGACCATGAGCAGAACGCCTCCACCTCTACCGTGCGCCTGGCCGGTTCCTCCGGCGCCAATCCCTTTGCCTGCATGGCCGCGGGTATCGCCGCGCTGTGGGGCCCCTCTCACGGTGGCGCCAACGAAGCGGTCCTGGAAATGCTCGAAGAGATCGGCGATGTCTCCCGCATCGACGAATTCGTCGCTCGCGCCAAGGACAAGGACGATCCCTTCCGGCTGATGGGCTTTGGCCACCGGGTCTACAAGAACTTCGACCCGCGCGCCAAGGTCATGAAGGAAGCCGCCGACGAAGTGCTGGCAGAGCTGGGTATCGAAAACGAACCGTTGCTGGCGATCGCCAAGCGGCTGGAACAGATAGCGCTGGAAGACGAATATTTCATCGAGAAGAAGCTCTATCCCAACGTCGACTTCTACTCCGGCATCATTCTCAAGGCCATCGGCATTCCCACCAGCATGTTCACGGTGATCTTCGCGGTGGGACGCACCGTCGGCTGGATTGCCCACTGGCACGAGATGATCAGCGGCAGCTACCGCATCGGCCGGCCACGCCAGCTCTACACCGGCCACGCCCAGCGCGACTTCGTACCACTGGACCAGCGCTGA
- the sdhA gene encoding succinate dehydrogenase flavoprotein subunit: protein MTALRTISFDGVIVGGGGAGMRAALQLAQSGYKTAVISKVFPTRSHTVSAQGGITCAIASADPNDDWRWHMYDTVKGSDYIGDQDAIEYMCSVGPEAVFELEHMGLPFSRTEEGRIYQRPFGGQSKNYGEGGQAARTCAAADRTGHALLHTLYQGNLKNNTVFFNEWFATDIVKNQDGAVVGVIAICIETGEAVYVKASATVFATGGAGRIYASTTNAHINTGDGVGMALRAGFPVQDIEMWQFHPTGIYGAGTLVTEGCRGEGGYLINKDGERFMERYAPNAKDLAGRDVVARSMILEILAGRGCGPEGDHVMLKLDHLGEEVLESRLPGICELSRTFAHVDPVKAPIPVVPTCHYMMGGIPTNVHGQALTVDAQGNDQIIPGLYACGEVACVSVHGANRLGGNSLLDLVVFGRASGLFIENALREGIAMRAASDSDLEQGMQRLNRLNAATDGEPVPELRKELQNVMQTHFGVFRNGEFMQEGIRKLADLRPRIEGATITDKSMTFNTARIEALELHNLFEVAEATAIAAEGRDESRGAHAREDFQERDDENWLCHSMYFPSDKRVGKRGVNFKPVTVPTFEPKARTY, encoded by the coding sequence ATGACAGCATTGCGTACCATTTCTTTTGACGGCGTCATCGTCGGCGGCGGCGGCGCGGGCATGCGTGCAGCGTTGCAGCTGGCCCAGTCCGGTTACAAGACCGCTGTGATCTCCAAGGTGTTTCCCACCCGCTCCCACACTGTGTCCGCCCAGGGCGGCATTACCTGCGCCATTGCCAGTGCGGATCCGAACGACGATTGGCGCTGGCACATGTACGACACGGTCAAGGGCTCCGATTACATCGGCGACCAGGATGCCATCGAATACATGTGCAGCGTAGGCCCGGAAGCGGTGTTCGAGCTTGAGCATATGGGGCTGCCTTTTTCCCGCACCGAGGAAGGCCGCATCTACCAGCGCCCCTTTGGTGGCCAGTCCAAGAATTATGGCGAGGGCGGTCAGGCCGCCCGCACCTGTGCCGCGGCTGATCGTACCGGACACGCACTGCTGCATACCCTGTACCAGGGCAATCTCAAGAACAATACGGTATTTTTCAACGAGTGGTTTGCGACCGACATCGTCAAGAACCAGGACGGCGCCGTGGTCGGTGTGATTGCGATCTGTATCGAGACCGGCGAGGCCGTGTACGTCAAGGCCAGCGCCACCGTCTTTGCCACCGGCGGGGCCGGGCGCATCTACGCCTCCACCACCAATGCCCATATCAATACCGGCGATGGCGTGGGCATGGCTCTGCGGGCCGGCTTCCCGGTGCAGGACATCGAGATGTGGCAGTTCCACCCCACCGGGATCTATGGTGCCGGTACGCTGGTGACCGAGGGTTGCCGGGGCGAGGGCGGCTACCTGATCAACAAGGATGGCGAGCGCTTCATGGAACGCTATGCCCCCAACGCCAAGGATCTCGCCGGACGCGACGTGGTCGCACGTTCGATGATTCTCGAGATCCTCGCGGGCCGCGGCTGTGGTCCCGAGGGGGATCATGTAATGCTGAAGCTGGATCATCTGGGTGAGGAGGTGCTGGAATCGCGCCTGCCCGGTATCTGCGAGCTGTCGCGCACCTTTGCCCATGTCGATCCGGTCAAGGCGCCGATCCCGGTAGTGCCGACCTGTCACTACATGATGGGCGGCATTCCCACCAACGTTCACGGCCAGGCTCTGACAGTGGACGCGCAGGGTAACGACCAGATCATTCCGGGCCTCTATGCTTGTGGCGAGGTGGCCTGTGTGTCGGTGCACGGCGCCAACCGGCTGGGCGGCAACTCGCTGCTGGATCTGGTGGTTTTCGGCCGCGCCTCCGGCCTGTTCATCGAGAATGCGCTGCGCGAGGGTATCGCCATGCGCGCAGCCTCGGACAGCGATCTGGAGCAGGGCATGCAGCGCCTGAACCGCCTCAATGCGGCGACAGACGGTGAACCGGTACCGGAGCTGCGCAAGGAATTGCAGAATGTGATGCAGACCCACTTCGGTGTATTCCGCAATGGGGAGTTCATGCAGGAGGGGATTCGCAAGCTGGCGGATCTGCGTCCCCGCATCGAAGGAGCGACCATCACCGACAAGAGCATGACCTTCAACACCGCGCGGATCGAGGCGCTGGAACTGCACAATCTGTTCGAGGTTGCCGAGGCGACCGCGATCGCCGCCGAGGGACGCGATGAGAGCCGTGGCGCCCATGCGCGCGAGGACTTCCAGGAGCGCGATGACGAGAACTGGCTGTGCCATTCCATGTATTTCCCCTCCGACAAGCGGGTGGGCAAGCGCGGGGTGAATTTCAAGCCGGTCACGGTGCCGACATTCGAGCCCAAGGCGCGTACTTATTAA
- a CDS encoding beta-ketoacyl-ACP synthase III has protein sequence MTDIVISGTGLYTPAEAISNEELVASFNSYVEQFNLEHAAAIAAGELTPLQPSSAEFIEKASGIKSRYVIDKAGILDPARMTPSIPERPDDSPSLQCEMGVAAAREAMAQAGRTAADIDAVIVACSNLQRPYPAIAVEIQHALGIQGYGFDMNVACSSATFGIQQAGDAVANGHARCVLIVNPEICSGHLNFRDRDSHFIFGDVCTAIIVEPEYRAASKHCFRILDSRLQTLYSNNIRNNFGFLNRADEAGIGQPDKLFVQEGRKVFKEVCPAVARQIDEQLDKLDISPSLIKRLWLHQANLGMNQLIARKVLGRDATADEAPIILDEFANTSSAGSIIAFHRYHSDFATGELGILCSFGAGYSIGSLVLERC, from the coding sequence ATGACAGACATCGTTATCAGCGGTACCGGCCTGTACACGCCGGCAGAGGCCATCAGCAATGAGGAGTTGGTGGCGTCCTTCAACAGTTACGTCGAGCAGTTCAACCTGGAGCACGCCGCCGCCATCGCTGCCGGCGAGCTGACGCCACTGCAGCCGTCATCAGCGGAGTTCATCGAGAAGGCCTCGGGTATCAAATCGCGCTATGTGATCGACAAGGCCGGCATACTCGACCCGGCACGGATGACGCCGTCGATTCCGGAACGGCCGGATGACAGCCCGTCGCTCCAGTGCGAGATGGGGGTCGCAGCTGCCCGCGAAGCAATGGCCCAGGCCGGCAGGACCGCGGCCGACATCGACGCGGTCATTGTCGCCTGCTCCAATCTGCAGCGGCCCTACCCCGCCATTGCGGTGGAAATCCAGCATGCGCTGGGCATCCAGGGCTACGGTTTCGACATGAATGTGGCCTGCTCCTCCGCCACCTTTGGTATCCAGCAGGCCGGGGATGCCGTGGCCAACGGCCACGCCCGCTGCGTGCTGATAGTGAACCCCGAAATCTGCAGTGGCCACCTGAATTTCCGCGATCGCGACTCACACTTCATCTTTGGTGACGTCTGCACCGCGATCATTGTGGAGCCGGAATACCGGGCCGCCAGCAAGCACTGTTTCCGCATCCTGGACAGCAGGCTGCAGACGCTGTATTCCAACAATATCCGCAACAATTTCGGCTTTCTCAACCGGGCCGATGAAGCCGGCATAGGCCAGCCTGACAAGCTGTTCGTCCAGGAGGGGCGCAAGGTTTTCAAGGAAGTCTGTCCGGCGGTGGCCCGCCAGATCGACGAGCAGTTGGACAAGCTGGATATCTCTCCCTCGCTGATCAAGCGACTGTGGCTGCACCAGGCCAACCTGGGCATGAACCAGTTGATAGCGCGCAAGGTGCTGGGGCGGGATGCCACCGCGGATGAGGCACCGATCATTCTCGACGAGTTCGCCAACACCAGTTCGGCGGGCTCGATCATCGCATTCCACAGGTACCACAGCGACTTTGCCACGGGTGAGCTGGGGATACTGTGCTCTTTCGGCGCCGGCTACAGCATCGGTAGCCTGGTGCTCGAACGCTGCTAG
- a CDS encoding succinate dehydrogenase iron-sulfur subunit → MLQVSIYRYNPETDDKPYMQDFEFDTEDKDLMVLDVLEQLKARDGSVTYRRSCREGVCGSDGLNINGKNGLACITPLSETVRNNKLVIRPLPGLPVVRDLVVDMSMFYAQYEKIEPYLQNNTPAPAIERLQSPEDRAKLDGLYECILCACCSTGCPSFWWNPERFIGPAGLLQSYRFLADSRDTATDERLSKLQDPFSVFRCHNIQNCVNVCPKGLNPTRAIGHIRHMLLTRST, encoded by the coding sequence ATGCTGCAAGTAAGTATCTATCGCTATAACCCGGAAACAGACGACAAGCCGTACATGCAGGACTTCGAGTTCGACACCGAGGACAAGGATCTGATGGTGCTGGACGTACTGGAGCAGCTCAAGGCCCGGGATGGCTCGGTGACCTACCGCCGCTCCTGCCGCGAGGGCGTCTGTGGTTCCGATGGCCTCAATATCAACGGCAAGAACGGCCTGGCCTGCATCACCCCCCTGTCGGAGACTGTGCGCAATAACAAGCTGGTGATTCGCCCCCTGCCGGGCCTGCCGGTAGTGCGTGACCTGGTGGTCGATATGAGCATGTTTTACGCCCAGTACGAAAAGATCGAACCCTATCTGCAGAACAACACACCGGCGCCCGCTATCGAGCGGCTGCAGTCGCCGGAGGACCGCGCCAAACTTGACGGGCTCTACGAGTGTATTCTCTGTGCCTGCTGTTCCACCGGCTGTCCGTCCTTCTGGTGGAATCCGGAACGTTTCATCGGTCCCGCGGGCCTGCTGCAGTCCTACCGCTTCCTGGCCGACAGCCGCGATACGGCGACGGATGAGCGGTTATCGAAATTGCAGGACCCCTTCAGTGTGTTCCGTTGCCACAATATCCAGAACTGTGTCAACGTGTGTCCGAAGGGATTGAACCCGACCCGCGCCATTGGCCATATCCGCCACATGTTGCTGACGCGGTCAACCTGA
- the sdhD gene encoding succinate dehydrogenase, hydrophobic membrane anchor protein, whose translation MVTTVTSFGRNGLSDWLIQRVSGVVLLAYTLFILWTVATGVDYASWKALFDQTWLKVFSLMALLSLVAHAWIGMWAVLTDYLTERLMGTTGNVLRLILQLLIALVLFVYMVWGVQILWGY comes from the coding sequence ATGGTAACTACAGTAACGAGTTTTGGTCGCAACGGTCTGTCGGACTGGCTGATCCAGCGGGTCAGCGGGGTGGTTCTGCTGGCCTATACGCTGTTCATTCTCTGGACGGTGGCAACCGGTGTCGACTACGCCAGTTGGAAGGCCCTGTTCGACCAGACCTGGTTGAAGGTATTCAGTCTGATGGCGCTGCTGTCGCTGGTGGCGCACGCCTGGATCGGGATGTGGGCGGTCCTCACGGACTACCTGACGGAGCGCTTGATGGGCACAACTGGCAATGTGCTGCGTCTTATACTCCAGTTGCTGATCGCGCTGGTGTTATTCGTGTATATGGTCTGGGGCGTACAGATCCTCTGGGGATATTGA
- the sdhC gene encoding succinate dehydrogenase, cytochrome b556 subunit: MSEKRPVNLDIGSIRLPITAWVSIAHRASGVFLFVATAFLVWALDASLRSAESFAALQQLLTGPVAKVVLWAISAGLIYHSLAGVRHLVMDFGIAESMPGGVLSARIVIGLTVVLTLLAGWWIW; encoded by the coding sequence GTGAGCGAGAAACGCCCCGTAAATCTGGACATCGGCAGCATACGGCTTCCCATCACCGCGTGGGTGTCGATAGCGCATCGGGCTTCCGGTGTCTTCCTGTTCGTAGCGACAGCTTTTCTGGTCTGGGCTCTGGATGCGAGCCTGCGCAGTGCGGAGAGCTTCGCCGCCCTGCAGCAACTGTTGACCGGGCCGGTGGCGAAGGTGGTGTTGTGGGCCATCAGTGCCGGGCTGATCTATCACTCGCTGGCCGGGGTAAGACACCTGGTGATGGATTTTGGGATCGCCGAGAGCATGCCGGGGGGTGTGCTGAGCGCGCGTATCGTGATCGGATTGACAGTGGTGCTGACACTGTTGGCGGGGTGGTGGATATGGTAA
- the odhB gene encoding 2-oxoglutarate dehydrogenase complex dihydrolipoyllysine-residue succinyltransferase, translated as MAIEIKAPTFPESVADGEIATWHKQEGESVARDELIVEIETDKVVMEVVAPEDGVISKIHAAEGDTIASDQLLAELEPGAAPAADKESSSSAPQSGDGAERPQAAAKGSEESSATEAVMGPAARQLVEEHRLDPASIEATGKGGRVTKEDIIAHLQRQPAAGEKPEPQRPAAEEPLSPAPTGPTGERVEKRVPMTRMRARIAERLLQASSETAMLTTFNEVNMAPVMALREKYKEQFEKTHNGTRLGFMGFFVRACCEALKRFPEVNASIDGTDVVYHGYQDIGVAVSTPGGLVVPVLRDADFMSLADVEAAVRDLGLRARDNKLTIDDMTGGTFTVTNGGVFGSLMSTPILNPPQTGILGMHKIQERPMAVDGQVVILPMMYLALSYDHRLIDGKTAVQFLVAVKDLIEDPARILLQL; from the coding sequence ATGGCTATTGAAATCAAGGCGCCAACCTTCCCCGAATCGGTGGCGGACGGCGAGATCGCAACCTGGCACAAGCAGGAGGGCGAATCCGTAGCCCGCGATGAGCTGATCGTCGAGATCGAGACCGACAAGGTCGTGATGGAAGTGGTGGCCCCCGAGGACGGAGTCATCAGCAAGATCCATGCCGCCGAAGGCGACACCATTGCCAGCGATCAACTGCTGGCGGAACTGGAGCCCGGCGCCGCGCCAGCCGCGGACAAGGAATCCTCCTCCAGTGCGCCGCAATCCGGCGACGGCGCGGAGCGGCCGCAAGCAGCCGCAAAAGGCAGTGAAGAGTCCTCCGCGACCGAAGCCGTTATGGGGCCGGCTGCCCGCCAGCTGGTCGAGGAGCACCGGCTGGACCCGGCCAGTATCGAGGCCACCGGCAAGGGCGGACGGGTCACCAAGGAAGACATCATTGCGCACCTGCAGCGTCAGCCCGCCGCCGGGGAGAAGCCCGAACCGCAGCGGCCGGCCGCGGAAGAACCCCTGTCTCCGGCCCCCACCGGCCCGACCGGTGAGCGGGTGGAAAAGCGGGTACCGATGACCCGCATGCGCGCCCGCATCGCGGAGCGGTTGCTGCAGGCCAGCAGCGAGACGGCCATGCTGACCACCTTCAATGAGGTCAATATGGCACCGGTGATGGCGTTGCGCGAGAAATACAAAGAGCAATTTGAAAAAACCCACAATGGCACCCGGCTGGGCTTTATGGGCTTCTTCGTCAGGGCCTGCTGTGAAGCGCTGAAGCGATTTCCGGAAGTCAATGCCTCAATTGACGGCACTGATGTGGTATACCATGGTTACCAGGACATCGGCGTGGCGGTTTCCACCCCGGGAGGTCTGGTGGTACCGGTACTGCGGGACGCGGATTTCATGAGCCTGGCGGACGTGGAGGCGGCGGTTCGCGATCTTGGCCTGCGGGCCAGGGACAACAAGCTGACCATTGATGACATGACGGGCGGCACCTTCACAGTGACCAATGGCGGCGTGTTCGGTTCGCTGATGTCCACCCCGATCCTGAATCCGCCGCAGACCGGGATTCTCGGCATGCACAAGATTCAGGAGCGGCCGATGGCCGTGGACGGGCAGGTGGTGATTCTGCCGATGATGTACCTGGCCCTGTCCTATGATCATCGCCTGATTGACGGCAAGACCGCAGTGCAGTTTCTGGTCGCGGTCAAGGATCTGATCGAGGACCCGGCGCGCATCTTGCTACAGCTCTAG
- a CDS encoding 2-oxoglutarate dehydrogenase E1 component, whose translation MQESPMELLRRSSHIAGGNATYVEDLYESYLLDPNGVPEQWREYFDKLPRVDSASAQLQDIPHSTIRAHFAQISKMRVRTEATVAHDSQATDYERKQVKVVQLVSAYRQRGHQKANLDPLNLQQREPVPDLDLSFHQLSAADRDTVFQTGSMYIGKSDATLGEIVDALERTYCHTIGAEFMHIVDTEQRHWIMQRMESVRSAPQYSDEIRKQLLRRLIKAEGLEKSLASKYPGTKRFGLEGGESLIPMLSEMVQRIGFYGAKEIVIGMAHRGRLNVLVNIFGKNPSELFAEFEGRAVYEKSGDVKYHQGFSSNVMTPGGEVHLALAFNPSHLEIVSPVVEGSVRARQDRRNDPLGDTVVPIVIHGDASFAGQGVVMETFQMSQTRAYKTGGTLHVVLNNQVGFTTSDRQDARSTEYCTDVAKMVQAPILHVNADDPEAVHFVTQLAVDFRNSFKRDVVIDLVCYRRRGHNEADEPSVTQPLMYELIRKQRTTRDLYAAKLIEQGVITAEEDEYLMSGYRESLDRGEPLVSGLVSEPNQSLFVDWTPYLGHDWTLPCDTSMDLQTLQTLAHDTNVAPENFPLQRQVSKILEDRRKMAAGAMSLNWGAAETLAYATLLQAGYPVRITGQDVGRGTFSHRHAVLHHQKEASRYIPLQHISEDQASFVIYDSLLSEEAVLAFEYGYATTSPTGLVIWEAQFGDFANGAQVVIDQFITSGEHKWSRLCGLTMLLPHGYEGQGPEHSSARLERFLQLCAEHNIQVCVPSTPAQVYHMLRRQAIRPLRKPLVVMSPKSLLRHKEAISSLEDLANGHFHNVMDETDELDKSGVQRIILCSGKVYYDLRAARRERGLEHIAILRLEQLYPFPEAELLEVLGGYPNIVESVWCQEEPQNQGAWYSSQHHMRRVMHAHREDVYLRYVGREPSAAPAAGYMALHLAQQEQFINDALAPVVSGQR comes from the coding sequence ATGCAAGAAAGCCCAATGGAGCTGCTGCGCCGCAGCTCCCACATTGCAGGTGGCAACGCCACCTACGTGGAGGACCTGTACGAATCATACCTCCTGGACCCCAACGGAGTCCCTGAGCAGTGGCGCGAATACTTTGACAAACTGCCGCGAGTGGATTCCGCCTCCGCCCAGCTCCAGGACATTCCCCATTCCACCATTCGCGCCCACTTTGCCCAGATCAGCAAGATGCGGGTTCGTACCGAGGCCACGGTGGCCCACGACTCCCAGGCCACTGACTATGAGCGCAAGCAGGTCAAGGTGGTGCAACTGGTGTCCGCCTACCGCCAGCGCGGCCACCAGAAAGCCAATCTCGACCCGTTGAACCTGCAGCAGCGCGAACCGGTGCCGGACCTGGACCTGAGCTTCCACCAGCTGTCCGCCGCGGACCGCGACACTGTTTTCCAGACCGGCAGCATGTATATCGGCAAGAGCGATGCCACCCTGGGTGAGATCGTCGATGCACTCGAGCGCACCTATTGCCATACCATCGGCGCCGAATTCATGCATATCGTGGACACCGAACAGCGCCACTGGATCATGCAGCGCATGGAGTCGGTGCGCTCAGCGCCACAGTACTCCGACGAGATCCGCAAGCAGCTGCTGCGCCGGCTGATCAAGGCCGAGGGACTGGAGAAATCGCTGGCATCGAAGTATCCAGGCACCAAGCGCTTCGGCCTGGAGGGTGGCGAGTCGCTGATTCCGATGCTGTCGGAAATGGTGCAACGCATCGGTTTTTACGGGGCCAAGGAAATCGTGATCGGGATGGCCCACCGCGGCCGCCTCAACGTGCTGGTCAACATCTTCGGCAAGAACCCGTCGGAGCTGTTCGCCGAATTCGAGGGTCGGGCGGTCTACGAAAAATCCGGCGATGTGAAATACCACCAGGGCTTCTCCTCCAATGTGATGACGCCGGGAGGAGAAGTGCACCTGGCGCTGGCATTCAACCCCTCCCACCTGGAGATCGTGTCTCCGGTTGTCGAGGGTTCGGTGCGGGCCCGTCAGGACCGCCGCAACGATCCGCTGGGCGATACCGTGGTGCCCATCGTGATCCACGGTGATGCCTCCTTTGCCGGGCAGGGTGTGGTCATGGAGACCTTCCAGATGTCCCAGACCCGGGCCTACAAGACTGGCGGCACGCTGCACGTGGTGCTGAACAATCAGGTGGGCTTTACCACCAGCGATCGGCAGGACGCGCGTTCAACCGAATACTGCACCGACGTGGCCAAGATGGTGCAGGCCCCCATCCTGCATGTAAATGCCGACGATCCCGAGGCGGTGCACTTCGTCACCCAGCTGGCGGTGGACTTTCGCAACAGTTTCAAGCGCGACGTGGTGATCGACCTGGTCTGCTACCGGCGCCGCGGGCACAACGAGGCCGACGAGCCGTCGGTCACCCAGCCGCTGATGTACGAACTGATCCGCAAGCAAAGGACCACCCGCGACCTGTATGCGGCCAAGCTGATCGAGCAGGGCGTCATTACGGCGGAGGAGGACGAATACCTGATGTCCGGTTACCGCGAATCGCTGGATCGCGGCGAGCCGCTGGTGAGCGGCCTGGTGTCGGAACCCAACCAGAGCCTGTTCGTGGACTGGACGCCCTACCTGGGCCACGACTGGACCCTGCCCTGCGACACCAGCATGGATCTGCAGACCCTGCAGACGCTGGCCCACGATACCAACGTGGCGCCGGAAAACTTCCCCCTGCAGCGGCAGGTCAGCAAAATTCTTGAGGACCGGCGCAAGATGGCCGCGGGCGCCATGTCGCTGAACTGGGGTGCAGCGGAAACGCTGGCCTATGCGACCTTGCTGCAGGCAGGCTACCCGGTACGGATTACCGGCCAGGACGTCGGCCGCGGGACCTTTTCCCACCGCCATGCCGTGCTGCACCACCAGAAGGAGGCCAGCCGCTATATCCCGCTGCAGCACATCAGTGAGGACCAGGCATCCTTTGTGATCTACGACTCGCTGCTGTCCGAGGAAGCGGTGCTGGCCTTCGAGTACGGCTATGCCACCACCTCGCCCACCGGCCTGGTGATCTGGGAGGCCCAGTTCGGCGACTTCGCCAATGGCGCCCAGGTCGTGATCGACCAGTTCATCACCAGTGGCGAACACAAGTGGTCACGCCTGTGCGGACTCACCATGCTGCTGCCGCACGGCTACGAAGGGCAGGGACCGGAACACTCCTCGGCCCGGCTCGAGCGTTTCCTGCAACTGTGCGCCGAACACAATATCCAGGTCTGTGTGCCCTCGACCCCGGCGCAGGTGTATCATATGCTGCGGCGGCAGGCGATCAGGCCGCTGCGCAAACCACTGGTGGTGATGTCGCCCAAGAGTCTGCTGCGCCACAAGGAGGCCATCTCCTCGCTGGAAGACCTGGCCAACGGCCATTTCCACAATGTGATGGACGAGACCGACGAACTGGACAAGTCGGGCGTGCAACGGATCATCCTCTGCAGCGGCAAAGTCTACTACGACCTGCGTGCGGCCCGGCGCGAGCGCGGCCTGGAGCATATCGCCATCCTCCGGCTGGAGCAGCTGTACCCGTTTCCCGAAGCGGAGCTGTTGGAAGTGCTCGGCGGCTACCCCAATATCGTGGAGTCGGTATGGTGCCAGGAGGAACCCCAGAACCAGGGGGCGTGGTATTCCAGCCAGCATCACATGCGGCGGGTGATGCATGCCCATCGCGAAGACGTCTACCTGCGCTATGTCGGTCGCGAGCCTTCAGCGGCCCCGGCGGCAGGTTATATGGCGCTGCACCTTGCCCAGCAAGAGCAGTTTATCAACGATGCCCTGGCACCGGTTGTATCCGGACAGCGCTAG